In a single window of the Jaculus jaculus isolate mJacJac1 chromosome 9, mJacJac1.mat.Y.cur, whole genome shotgun sequence genome:
- the LOC101598334 gene encoding L-lactate dehydrogenase A-like 6B, producing the protein MATVRDQLVRHIAAEEPRCHNKVSIVGCGSVGMACALGVLTKGLADELALVDMDGDKLQGELMDLQHGSAFIRMPHVVCSTDYKVTAHSKIVVITAGARQEKGESRLNLVQRNVTIFKLVIASILKHSPRCKLIVVSNPVDILTYVAWKLSAFPRNRVIGSGCNLDTARFRFLMGQRLGIHADSCHGWVLGEHGDSSVPVWSGVNVAGVPLKELNSALGTSHDPERWGDVHKDVVASAYQIIKMKGYTSWAIGLSVVDLIETILKNLRRTHPVSTIIKGLYGVNEEVFLSLPCVLGENGITDIIMIKLTPEEEAQMRKSAETLWEIQKELKL; encoded by the coding sequence ATGGCCACGGTGAGGGACCAGCTCGTCCGCCACATCGCGGCCGAGGAGCCGAGATGCCACAACAAGGTGTCCATCGTGGGGTGCGGGTCGGTGGGCATGGCCTGCGCCCTCGGCGTGCTGACGAAGGGCCTGGCCGACGAGCTGGCGCTCGTGGACATGGACGGGGACAAGCTGCAGGGCGAGCTGATGGATCTGCAGCACGGCAGCGCCTTCATCAGAATGCCCCACGTCGTCTGCAGCACCGACTACAAGGTCACCGCACACTCCAAAATCGTGGTCATCACGGCCGGCGCGCGCCAGGAGAAGGGCGAGTCGCGCCTGAACCTCGTCCAGCGGAACGTGACCATCTTTAAGCTGGTCATCGCCAGCATCCTCAAGCACAGCCCTCGCTGCAAGCTGATCGTGGTCTCCAACCCCGTGGACATCCTGACCTACGTGGCCTGGAAGCTGAGCGCCTTCCCGAGGAACCGCGTCATCGGCAGCGGCTGCAACCTGGACACGGCGCGCTTCCGCTTCCTGATGGGCCAGAGGCTGGGCATCCACGCGGACAGCTGCCACGGCTGGGTGCTGGGGGAGCACGGGGACTCGAGTGTCCCCGTGTGGAGCGGGGTGAACGTCGCCGGGGTGCCCCTGAAAGAGCTGAACTCGGCCCTAGGGACGAGCCACGACCCCGAGCGCTGGGGAGACGTCCACAAGGACGTGGTGGCCAGCGCCTACCAGATCATTAAGATGAAAGGCTACACTTCTTGGGCCATTGGCCTGTCTGTAGTTGATTTAATAGAAACCATTTTGAAGAATCTCAGGAGAACGCATCCAGTTTCCACCATAATTAAGGGTCTCTATGGAGTAAACGAAGAAGTCTTCCTCAGTCTTCCTTGTGTCCTGGGAGAAAATGGTATAACAGACATTATAATGATAAAGCTGACACCGGAAGAGGAGGCCCAGATGAGGAAGAGCGCAGAAACGCTTTGGGAAATTCAGAAGGAGCTCAAGCTTTAA